A single window of Anaerocolumna chitinilytica DNA harbors:
- a CDS encoding DUF2194 domain-containing protein translates to MVSIKNYFTIFILMLMVFVMFMFIGVSTNILSGTSKNIKETDKSDITISDTITADSLNLELSASLAPAKGREVVDKRGKLRIAIISQDMSKDMSLDKESTNTQVLIQWCVYNKYLYKVFHSLPKKEEISGYDTVIFGDYKITAEDLADLYAYADLGKTMIFPELPDYGTISKSKELAAFFGIKAEVAENVTADGIKIFSNFMINKERIYTKGDYFGEKDDTKVDVPYYSLAAGYEVYAVGIFKNQKNLKIEDKDLPPLLWRTTTRNSFVCVVNCDIFDGTSLLGILTGFMAHQSEYYLYPIINAQTISLLSYPYFSDENYDVMNQLYSRNSEAVARDLLWPNIIQILKKYGGSYNFFAAPQLDYQNNAASKEDYLVFYLEEIEKLSGGLGLSLGQVSGVDINDMLKKNELFFRKFLPDYHFTALYTAGFREGEVESVLNSAFLHDINLVMSDYKEGDNLLGFLNADVLSVKYTLDGYRHETMDDLRMNAIENALGMCNMGVDIKRVLYPQNLSDEWNELSLKLSKGSTYFNDYSMMDMVSVYEMENRVRRFLALDYTWDYNAEDVDIHIDHFEKEAYFIFNTSNKQIDSVENGTAKKISDTFYLIKAQGKEVRLHMSEKNLLQKPKNNKLIPSNPK, encoded by the coding sequence ATGGTTTCTATAAAAAATTACTTTACAATTTTTATATTAATGTTAATGGTATTTGTAATGTTTATGTTTATTGGCGTCTCTACAAATATTTTGTCAGGTACTTCTAAGAATATAAAGGAGACAGATAAATCAGATATTACTATCAGCGATACGATAACGGCTGATTCTCTGAATCTGGAGCTTTCTGCCTCATTAGCACCTGCGAAGGGAAGAGAAGTTGTAGATAAAAGAGGAAAGCTACGCATCGCTATTATATCCCAGGATATGTCCAAGGATATGTCCTTAGACAAAGAAAGTACGAATACCCAGGTTCTGATTCAGTGGTGCGTATATAATAAATATTTGTACAAGGTCTTTCATTCTCTGCCTAAAAAAGAAGAGATATCTGGCTATGATACAGTAATTTTTGGTGATTACAAGATTACAGCAGAGGATTTGGCAGACCTTTACGCTTATGCTGATCTGGGTAAGACCATGATCTTTCCGGAGCTTCCTGATTATGGGACCATTTCTAAGAGCAAGGAACTTGCCGCCTTTTTTGGTATAAAGGCTGAGGTGGCTGAGAATGTGACAGCTGACGGAATTAAGATATTTTCTAATTTCATGATAAACAAAGAACGAATTTATACAAAGGGTGACTATTTTGGTGAGAAGGATGATACCAAAGTCGATGTCCCCTATTATTCACTGGCAGCAGGTTATGAGGTATACGCAGTAGGAATCTTTAAAAATCAAAAGAATCTTAAAATCGAAGATAAGGATCTTCCGCCGCTGCTTTGGAGGACGACAACGAGAAATTCATTTGTATGTGTTGTAAACTGCGATATTTTTGATGGTACATCTCTACTTGGTATATTGACAGGATTTATGGCCCATCAAAGTGAATATTATCTCTATCCTATTATAAATGCACAAACAATTTCCCTGCTAAGTTACCCCTATTTCTCTGATGAGAATTATGATGTGATGAATCAATTGTATAGCCGGAATTCAGAGGCAGTGGCCAGAGACCTGCTGTGGCCTAATATTATTCAAATATTAAAAAAATATGGTGGTTCCTATAACTTTTTCGCAGCGCCTCAGTTGGATTATCAAAATAATGCTGCTTCAAAGGAGGATTATCTTGTATTTTACTTGGAGGAGATTGAAAAACTTTCAGGAGGATTGGGCCTATCCTTAGGTCAGGTGTCTGGAGTTGATATAAATGATATGCTTAAGAAAAATGAATTGTTTTTTAGAAAATTTCTGCCGGATTATCATTTTACAGCATTGTATACGGCAGGTTTTCGTGAAGGGGAAGTGGAGAGTGTGCTTAATAGTGCTTTCCTGCATGATATTAATCTGGTTATGTCAGACTACAAAGAGGGGGATAATCTATTGGGCTTTTTAAATGCCGATGTACTTTCCGTAAAATATACTCTGGATGGTTACCGGCATGAAACCATGGATGACCTGAGAATGAATGCCATAGAAAATGCACTGGGCATGTGCAATATGGGAGTGGATATTAAACGAGTCCTGTATCCGCAGAATCTCTCTGATGAATGGAATGAGTTAAGCCTTAAATTGTCTAAGGGCAGTACGTATTTTAATGATTATTCTATGATGGACATGGTATCAGTCTATGAAATGGAAAACCGGGTGAGACGCTTTCTGGCATTGGACTACACCTGGGATTATAATGCAGAGGATGTTGATATTCATATAGATCATTTCGAGAAGGAAGCTTACTTTATATTTAATACCAGTAATAAGCAAATTGATTCTGTGGAGAATGGGACAGCCAAGAAGATATCTGATACCTTCTATCTGATTAAAGCACAAGGGAAAGAAGTAAGGCTTCATATGAGTGAAAAGAATCTTCTTCAGAAGCCGAAAAATAATAAATTAATACCAAGTAACCCGAAATAA
- a CDS encoding NAD-dependent epimerase/dehydratase family protein, which translates to MGSILIVGSYGTFTNEIIHKFYKEKWDIYTLNSNKKSKKPAHVFEQYIFHYDSDSVRSLISSSRPDAILFTGAYDPLYKWDDKSMFEESSKYITGLNNLLMCAGMFGVRHFIYVSSEAVYEDEYIIDINEDVPASPNSMKGMTISQGENLSLHFNQVTQMEVTVLRVAGMYGIPADREACTDILSGICLKALITGRLQVNAKKILSALYVKDAVEAIALLIKAPERKQHLYHISSMEEITGDAVARLIQEKYSRQIDIVDQTVGLKHRTILSNERFCKEFPFEIRNSYKDVVPKIISYMNNHKNLFLHKDERYRGDGLRERIFRLLRKSFPFIECLVFFIPFFILNNSMVSNPYFSGINFYLLYVLLFAVIHGRQQAILASLLSVVGYCFRQTYTTSGFSILIDINTYIWIAQIFVVALTVGHLKDRFIEMKLDKNEEIDFLTERLEDITVINSSNMKIKNYFADKIISSSESIGRIYEITSKLDKAATGEVMFASLDTLSDIMNTKDVSIYIVSNAEYCRLASASSEKARSLGKSIPMKNYKMIFEVLAGKQVYINRSLDSALPMMASALFDNNDKMRILILLWGIPYEQMTLYQANLLTIVGALIYSVIVRDADYLDALANRRFIPETAILQEAAFRGMLDIYKHASEKGYAEQSVIYIQRDYRSIKEMSDTIKPLLRESDYIGIMPDGNLAVLLTNTNESESVYVRKRLEEKNITTYPEKEY; encoded by the coding sequence ATGGGCAGCATCCTAATAGTTGGAAGTTATGGCACTTTTACCAATGAAATTATTCATAAATTCTATAAAGAAAAATGGGATATTTATACATTAAATAGTAATAAAAAGTCAAAAAAGCCTGCCCATGTGTTCGAACAATATATCTTTCATTATGACAGTGACAGTGTTAGATCTCTTATTAGCAGCAGCCGTCCGGATGCTATTCTTTTTACAGGGGCTTATGATCCATTATATAAGTGGGATGATAAAAGTATGTTTGAGGAATCCTCAAAGTATATAACCGGGCTCAATAACCTGCTCATGTGTGCAGGAATGTTTGGTGTCAGGCATTTTATCTATGTATCTTCTGAGGCTGTCTATGAAGATGAATATATTATAGATATCAATGAGGATGTACCGGCATCCCCTAATAGTATGAAAGGTATGACGATTTCTCAGGGAGAGAATCTCTCCTTACATTTTAATCAGGTAACACAGATGGAAGTAACGGTTTTGAGAGTTGCGGGTATGTATGGTATTCCTGCTGACAGAGAAGCATGTACGGATATTCTTTCAGGCATATGTCTAAAGGCATTGATTACCGGTCGTTTGCAGGTAAATGCAAAAAAGATATTATCAGCGCTTTATGTAAAGGATGCAGTGGAAGCGATAGCATTGTTAATTAAAGCACCTGAGAGAAAGCAGCATCTTTATCATATTTCTTCTATGGAAGAGATCACAGGAGATGCAGTTGCCAGGTTAATTCAAGAAAAATATTCAAGGCAAATTGATATTGTGGACCAAACAGTAGGCCTTAAACATAGAACCATTTTATCAAATGAAAGATTTTGCAAGGAGTTTCCTTTTGAAATCAGAAATAGCTATAAAGATGTAGTTCCTAAAATTATTTCTTATATGAACAATCATAAGAATCTGTTTTTGCATAAGGATGAAAGATACAGAGGGGATGGATTAAGAGAGAGAATATTTCGCTTGCTTCGAAAGAGTTTTCCTTTTATTGAATGTCTGGTTTTCTTTATCCCTTTTTTTATACTGAATAATAGTATGGTGAGCAATCCTTATTTCAGTGGAATTAACTTCTATTTACTATATGTGTTATTATTTGCGGTGATTCATGGCAGGCAACAGGCTATTTTAGCCTCCCTTCTCAGTGTTGTTGGATATTGCTTCCGTCAAACGTATACAACCTCAGGTTTTTCCATATTAATAGATATTAACACTTACATTTGGATAGCTCAGATTTTTGTTGTGGCTCTGACAGTGGGGCATTTAAAAGACAGATTTATTGAGATGAAATTGGATAAAAACGAGGAGATAGATTTCCTTACAGAACGGTTGGAGGATATTACTGTCATCAATTCCAGTAATATGAAAATCAAGAATTATTTTGCGGATAAGATAATCAGCAGCTCGGAGAGTATCGGCCGTATTTATGAGATTACCTCTAAATTGGACAAGGCTGCAACGGGTGAAGTGATGTTTGCGTCATTGGATACGCTTTCGGATATCATGAATACAAAGGATGTTTCGATTTATATTGTGTCAAATGCAGAGTACTGCAGGCTGGCATCTGCTTCCAGCGAAAAAGCCCGTTCTCTGGGCAAATCAATTCCAATGAAGAATTATAAAATGATTTTTGAAGTCTTAGCGGGAAAGCAGGTATACATTAATCGTTCCTTAGACAGTGCATTGCCGATGATGGCCAGCGCTCTTTTTGATAATAATGATAAAATGAGAATTTTAATATTATTGTGGGGTATTCCCTACGAGCAAATGACTCTATACCAGGCCAATCTGCTTACAATCGTTGGCGCATTGATTTATTCTGTTATCGTTCGAGATGCAGATTATCTGGATGCTTTAGCTAATCGCAGATTCATTCCTGAAACAGCAATCCTTCAGGAAGCTGCATTTCGTGGGATGCTGGATATATACAAGCATGCCAGCGAAAAAGGATATGCAGAGCAAAGCGTTATCTATATCCAAAGAGATTATAGATCTATAAAGGAAATGAGCGATACTATTAAACCATTATTGCGGGAGTCGGATTATATCGGTATCATGCCGGACGGGAACCTTGCCGTTCTGCTGACCAATACAAATGAATCCGAGTCGGTCTATGTCAGAAAACGTTTGGAGGAGAAGAATATTACGACTTATCCGGAAAAGGAGTATTAA
- a CDS encoding glycoside hydrolase family 11 protein, producing the protein MNKLTKKVLAFLCAAAMSITGLFTGTVSAATDYWQNWTDGGGTVNATNGSNGNFSVSWTNCGNFVVGKGWNTGNASRVANYNAGAFSPSGNGYLTLYGWTRNSLIEYYVVDSWGTYRPTGTYKGTVTSDGGTYDIYTAMRYNAPSIDGTQTFQQFWSVRQAKRATGSNVQINFANHVNAWRNNGMNLGSSWSYQAVCVEGYQSSGYANVTVW; encoded by the coding sequence ATGAACAAATTAACAAAGAAGGTTTTGGCATTTTTATGTGCAGCTGCAATGAGTATTACAGGATTATTTACAGGAACAGTATCCGCTGCTACGGATTACTGGCAGAATTGGACTGATGGAGGAGGTACCGTTAATGCTACCAATGGTTCCAATGGAAATTTCAGCGTTAGTTGGACAAACTGCGGAAATTTTGTTGTAGGTAAGGGCTGGAATACCGGTAATGCTTCCAGAGTAGCTAATTACAATGCAGGTGCCTTTTCGCCATCCGGTAATGGTTATCTGACTTTATATGGATGGACAAGAAACTCTCTTATTGAATATTACGTTGTAGACAGCTGGGGTACATACAGGCCAACCGGAACCTATAAAGGAACGGTAACAAGTGATGGCGGTACATATGATATTTATACAGCTATGAGATATAACGCCCCATCTATTGACGGTACTCAGACGTTCCAGCAGTTCTGGAGTGTAAGACAGGCAAAGAGAGCTACCGGCAGCAATGTACAGATCAATTTCGCCAACCATGTTAATGCATGGAGAAATAATGGGATGAATCTGGGAAGCAGTTGGTCTTATCAGGCCGTATGCGTAGAGGGATATCAAAGCAGTGGTTATGCAAATGTAACCGTTTGGTAA
- a CDS encoding formylglycine-generating enzyme family protein, whose translation MKKILFLFILQIILLTLCSCSQKKSDGFVLVKGGTFINTNSNYYGTDVTIKDFYIGKYEVTQKEWTEIMGNNPSQFKGQDLPVESVSWYDCIEYCNERSIKEGLEPYYNIDKEKKDSDNKSEYDNIRWTVTTNEAAGGYRLPTEAEWEYAAGGGQLSKSYLYSGDNNPDKAAWYWRNAGDNYLTVDWNWSTIDSNKTKTHPVGLQKPNELGIYDMSGNVREWCWDWYGENDKDKVTFGSQRVWKGGGWIGDVSCCEPVYRGKFEANGFGPDQGMRVCRGE comes from the coding sequence ATGAAAAAAATATTGTTTTTATTCATTTTGCAAATCATACTGCTGACTTTGTGCTCATGCTCACAAAAAAAGTCTGATGGTTTTGTATTAGTAAAAGGCGGAACATTTATAAATACCAACTCAAATTATTACGGAACGGATGTTACAATAAAAGATTTTTATATCGGGAAATATGAGGTAACGCAAAAAGAATGGACGGAAATAATGGGTAACAACCCTTCTCAGTTTAAAGGACAAGATTTACCGGTCGAATCAGTTAGTTGGTATGACTGTATAGAATATTGTAATGAAAGAAGTATAAAGGAAGGGCTTGAGCCATATTACAATATAGACAAAGAGAAGAAAGATTCAGATAATAAGAGCGAATATGATAATATCAGGTGGACGGTCACAACCAATGAAGCTGCAGGTGGCTACCGGCTGCCGACAGAAGCAGAATGGGAATATGCTGCAGGCGGAGGGCAGTTAAGCAAAAGTTATTTATACAGTGGTGATAACAATCCAGATAAAGCAGCCTGGTATTGGAGAAATGCCGGTGATAACTATCTAACAGTCGATTGGAACTGGTCTACCATTGATAGTAATAAAACTAAGACCCATCCTGTCGGCTTACAAAAACCAAATGAACTGGGTATATATGATATGTCAGGGAACGTCAGGGAATGGTGCTGGGATTGGTATGGAGAAAATGATAAAGACAAGGTAACATTTGGCTCACAAAGAGTCTGGAAAGGCGGTGGATGGATCGGTGATGTTAGTTGCTGTGAGCCTGTTTACCGAGGAAAATTTGAAGCAAACGGCTTTGGTCCTGACCAGGGGATGCGTGTATGCCGCGGGGAGTAA
- the sigK gene encoding RNA polymerase sporulation sigma factor SigK: MKSFPKPLSAKEETEILCQCMEGSKEARDVLIERNLRLVAHIVKKYNTADREIDDLISIGTIGLIKAIDTFDPDKGIRLATYASRCIDNELLMMLRSGKRQAKEVYLYEPIGSDKEGHEINLLDIIESSEADIIEDIELQGNVKRLYELVNKVLSKREKQIIEMRYGLNAQEEVTQREIASKIGISRSYVSRIEKKALKKLRENFEKEYKDH, from the coding sequence GTGAAATCTTTTCCTAAGCCACTGAGCGCCAAGGAAGAAACGGAGATCCTATGCCAATGTATGGAAGGCAGTAAAGAAGCAAGGGATGTCCTGATTGAACGTAATCTCCGTCTGGTAGCACATATAGTAAAAAAATATAACACGGCGGATAGAGAAATAGATGACTTAATATCCATTGGCACAATTGGTCTGATAAAAGCAATCGACACCTTTGACCCGGATAAAGGTATACGGCTTGCCACCTATGCCTCAAGGTGTATTGATAATGAACTGCTTATGATGCTAAGAAGCGGCAAGAGACAGGCAAAAGAAGTCTACTTGTACGAACCCATTGGTTCTGATAAAGAAGGGCATGAGATAAATCTTTTGGATATTATTGAAAGCTCGGAAGCGGATATTATTGAGGATATTGAACTGCAGGGGAATGTCAAGCGGCTCTATGAGCTGGTTAATAAGGTTCTAAGTAAAAGGGAAAAGCAGATTATTGAAATGCGCTATGGGTTGAATGCACAGGAGGAAGTAACTCAGCGTGAAATAGCAAGTAAAATAGGAATTTCAAGATCCTACGTATCAAGAATTGAAAAAAAAGCATTAAAGAAATTACGGGAAAATTTCGAGAAGGAATACAAGGACCATTAA
- the nspC gene encoding carboxynorspermidine decarboxylase has product MKGVLNFEPKSLKTPVYIMDESLLKKNLETLKYVIDKTGCKILLAQKAFSMFSVYPLIGKYLQGTTASSLYEAKLGREEMEGEVHIFSPAYKEEEMGEILSLCDHIVFNSFSQWGKYKEIVRNSSRHISCGIRINPEYSEIETDMYNPCFTGSRMGVTLSQFKPEELEGIDGLHFHTMCEQNSDVLKRTLAVVDEKFGQYISKMKWLNFGGGHHITRKDYDLETLIECILFIKNKYHIEVYLEPGEAVALNTGFLVTRVLDTMHNGMDLAILDTSAACHMPDVLEMPYRPEVIGAGKPGEYAYTYRLGGPTCLSGDIIGDYSFEEPLKVGDTLVFCDMGHYTMVKNNTFNGMGLPSIALWSEAKGTEIIKEFGYEDFKMRLS; this is encoded by the coding sequence ATGAAAGGTGTATTAAACTTTGAACCGAAGAGCTTAAAGACACCGGTTTACATCATGGATGAATCTCTTCTAAAGAAAAATCTTGAAACGTTAAAATACGTTATTGATAAAACAGGCTGCAAGATATTACTTGCCCAAAAGGCTTTCTCCATGTTTTCAGTATATCCTCTGATAGGAAAATACTTGCAGGGAACTACTGCCAGTTCACTTTATGAGGCTAAGCTGGGCAGGGAAGAAATGGAGGGAGAGGTACATATTTTCTCTCCGGCCTATAAAGAAGAAGAGATGGGAGAAATTCTTTCCTTATGTGACCATATAGTCTTTAATTCCTTTTCACAGTGGGGAAAGTATAAAGAGATCGTAAGAAATAGCAGCAGGCATATTTCTTGCGGAATTCGTATTAATCCGGAGTATTCCGAGATAGAAACGGATATGTATAACCCTTGTTTTACCGGCTCTCGTATGGGTGTAACTTTAAGCCAATTTAAACCGGAAGAATTAGAGGGTATTGATGGCCTTCATTTTCATACTATGTGCGAGCAGAATTCTGATGTCTTAAAACGTACTTTAGCTGTGGTAGATGAGAAGTTCGGACAATATATCAGTAAGATGAAATGGTTAAATTTTGGTGGAGGGCATCATATTACCAGAAAAGATTATGACCTTGAGACCTTGATTGAATGCATTCTATTTATTAAGAATAAATACCATATAGAGGTGTATTTGGAACCGGGAGAAGCAGTAGCTCTTAATACAGGTTTTCTGGTTACAAGGGTATTGGATACGATGCATAATGGGATGGATTTGGCGATTCTTGATACATCAGCTGCCTGCCATATGCCGGATGTCCTGGAGATGCCTTACAGACCGGAGGTAATAGGTGCCGGAAAACCGGGAGAGTATGCATATACTTATCGCCTTGGTGGTCCAACCTGTTTATCAGGCGATATTATTGGTGATTATTCTTTTGAAGAACCATTAAAGGTAGGAGATACGCTGGTGTTCTGCGACATGGGTCACTACACAATGGTGAAGAATAATACATTTAATGGCATGGGACTTCCCTCGATTGCTCTTTGGAGCGAAGCGAAAGGAACTGAGATTATTAAAGAATTTGGTTATGAAGATTTTAAGATGAGATTATCTTAA
- a CDS encoding saccharopine dehydrogenase family protein, which translates to MSKALIIGAGGVAGVVIHKCCQNPEVFTEILIASRTVSKCDAYKEKIEKEQGSNPIYGKDSFTKITTAQVDADNTEELIQLINSYKPDIVINVALPYQDLTIMDACLATKTDYLDTANYEPLDTAKFEYKWQWEYRDRFEKAGITAVLGCGFDPGVTGVFSAYAMKHEFDEIHQLDILDANAGDHGYPFATNFNPEINIREVTANGSYFENGKFIETEPISIKRVYNFPEIGEKDMYLLHHEEMESLALNIKGIKKIRFFMTFSERYLTHLKVLENVGMTSIEPIEFEGKQIVPLQFLKAVLPDPASLGPRTKGKTNIGCIFQGVKDGKEKNYYLYNVCDHEECYKEVGSQAISYTTGVPAMIGAMMVLKGLWKKPGVYNVEEFDPDPFMDELNRCGLPWQESFTPELVD; encoded by the coding sequence ATGTCAAAAGCATTAATAATCGGTGCCGGAGGAGTAGCAGGAGTAGTAATCCACAAATGCTGCCAGAACCCAGAGGTATTTACAGAAATATTAATTGCAAGCAGAACTGTGTCCAAGTGTGATGCTTATAAAGAAAAGATAGAGAAAGAACAGGGGAGCAATCCTATTTATGGGAAGGATAGCTTCACAAAAATAACGACTGCACAGGTGGATGCAGATAATACGGAAGAACTGATTCAATTAATAAACAGTTATAAACCGGATATTGTCATTAATGTTGCTCTGCCTTATCAGGATCTTACGATTATGGATGCCTGCCTTGCCACAAAAACCGATTATCTGGATACAGCTAACTATGAACCGCTTGATACCGCTAAGTTTGAATATAAATGGCAGTGGGAATACAGAGATAGATTTGAGAAAGCAGGAATCACAGCAGTTCTTGGCTGCGGTTTTGACCCGGGCGTAACCGGCGTATTCTCTGCCTATGCAATGAAACATGAATTTGATGAAATCCATCAGCTTGATATCCTGGATGCCAATGCAGGTGACCATGGCTATCCCTTTGCAACGAACTTTAATCCGGAGATCAACATCCGTGAAGTAACCGCTAACGGAAGCTATTTTGAAAATGGCAAATTTATTGAAACAGAACCTATCAGTATTAAGAGAGTTTATAACTTCCCCGAAATCGGAGAGAAGGATATGTACCTATTACATCATGAGGAAATGGAATCCCTTGCTCTAAATATCAAGGGTATCAAGAAGATACGTTTCTTTATGACATTTTCAGAAAGATATCTTACACACTTAAAAGTATTAGAGAATGTTGGTATGACATCCATAGAACCCATAGAATTCGAAGGAAAGCAGATTGTACCGCTTCAGTTCTTAAAAGCAGTTCTTCCGGACCCGGCTTCTTTAGGACCGAGAACCAAAGGAAAGACGAATATCGGCTGTATCTTCCAGGGTGTAAAGGATGGCAAAGAGAAGAATTACTATCTCTATAATGTTTGCGACCATGAAGAATGCTATAAAGAAGTAGGCTCACAGGCAATTTCTTATACCACAGGTGTGCCTGCTATGATTGGTGCAATGATGGTATTAAAAGGATTGTGGAAAAAACCGGGTGTCTATAATGTGGAAGAATTCGATCCCGATCCTTTTATGGATGAGTTAAACCGCTGCGGACTTCCTTGGCAAGAATCCTTTACACCGGAGTTAGTGGATTAA
- the speE gene encoding polyamine aminopropyltransferase encodes MELWYTENHTEEARFSIKIDKQLVSLQSDFQRIDIFESKEFGRILTLDGCLMVTEKDEFIYHDMITHVPMAVNPEIRKILVIGAGDGGTIRELLRYETIEHIDMVEIDEDVVKLCKEYLPQTACKLTDPKVHLYFEDGLRFVRGKESEYDLIIVDSTDPFGPGEGLFTKEFYGNCYRALKENGILVNQHESMYYSSYAASMTRAHKRIQDTFPVAKIYQAHIPTYPSGHWLFGFASKKYDPVEDLKAEEWNKLGLKTRYYNTELHLGSFAIPNYVKEQLEESME; translated from the coding sequence ATGGAGCTGTGGTATACGGAAAACCATACGGAGGAAGCTCGTTTCTCCATTAAGATTGACAAGCAGTTGGTAAGCCTTCAGAGTGACTTTCAAAGAATTGATATTTTTGAATCGAAAGAATTCGGAAGAATCCTGACACTTGACGGCTGCCTTATGGTTACAGAGAAAGATGAATTTATTTATCATGATATGATTACCCATGTACCAATGGCAGTAAATCCAGAGATACGCAAGATATTGGTAATTGGTGCCGGAGACGGCGGTACCATAAGAGAACTTCTGCGTTATGAAACGATTGAGCATATTGATATGGTCGAGATAGACGAAGATGTTGTAAAACTATGCAAGGAGTATCTGCCCCAGACTGCCTGTAAATTAACAGATCCAAAGGTACATCTGTACTTTGAGGATGGTCTTCGGTTTGTCAGAGGAAAAGAAAGTGAATATGATCTGATTATCGTAGATTCAACAGATCCTTTCGGTCCCGGTGAAGGTTTATTTACAAAAGAATTTTATGGTAATTGTTACAGGGCGTTAAAAGAGAACGGAATCTTGGTAAATCAGCATGAGAGTATGTATTACTCCTCCTATGCGGCCTCCATGACCAGGGCGCATAAAAGGATTCAGGATACTTTCCCTGTAGCAAAAATTTATCAGGCTCATATTCCCACCTATCCATCCGGACATTGGCTGTTTGGCTTTGCCTCTAAAAAATATGATCCGGTTGAGGATTTAAAAGCCGAAGAATGGAATAAATTAGGTCTTAAAACCAGATATTATAATACAGAGCTTCACTTGGGTTCTTTTGCAATTCCTAATTATGTGAAAGAACAACTGGAAGAGTCTATGGAATAA